The following nucleotide sequence is from Dyella sp. BiH032.
GCCAGCGCGGCGACGCCGCCCATGAAGGTGCCGCAGATGCCGAGGATGTGCAGACGCATGGAGAACCTGTCGACGCGGAAGAGCGGCATGGCCGCCGGATAAAGCTTGGTTGATGAGACGCCACGCGACGGCGGCCCTTACGAGACACGGGCCGCTCGTGGCGGCCCGTGGAGAAGATCAGCCGTTGGCGGCGGCCTTTTCCCGGTCGAGGGCGCGCTTGACCCGCGCCGTGACTTCGTCGAGCTCGCCGACGCCGTCGACCACCTGCAGCTGGCCGCGCTTGGCGAAGAAATCCGCTACCGGCGCGGTCTGCTCGGCGTAAACCTTCAGGCGGTCGCGCACCACGGCCGGGTCGTCGTCCTTGCGATGCTCGGCCTTGAAGCGGATTTCCACGCGGCCGATGATCACTTCATCCGGCACGTCCAGCTTCACCACCGCATCCAGCGGCTGGCCGATCTTGGCCAGCAGGTGCCCCAGCGCCTCGGCCTGGGCCACGTTGCGCGGGTAACCGTCGAGGATGAAGCCGTTCTTCACGTCGTCCTGCGACAGGCGCTCCTCGAGCATGGCCAGCAGGATGTCGTCGGAGACCAGCTTGCCCGCATCCATCACCGCCTTGGCTTTCAGACCGGTCGGCGTGCCGGCGGCCACCGCCGCGCGCAGCATGTCGCCAGTGGAAATGTGCGGGACGCCGAGTTCAACCTTGAGGCGCGCAGCCTGGGTACCTTTGCCCGAACCGGGCGGGCCGAGAAGGACGAGTCGCATAATGCTCCACGAAGTCCGCTTTGCCGCAGCACACTGCCACGGGCTGCCGGAACAGAAGAAATTGACAGCCACGTTAACGTCTGCCGGGGGTGTCGTCAAACGAGAAACGCCGCCCATTTGCGCCAAGTCACTGTTGTCCAAAGCCTTCTCTCGCCGCTGTCCGATTGCCGCAGCGCATGATCGACCCACTGGAGGAAGTCCATGAAGCGTTCGTCCCGATCCCCCGCCGGCCGCCTGCTCTACGCCCAGTCGGGCGGCGTCACCGCGGTGATCAATGCCACCGCCGCCGGCGTGATCGAAGCCGCCCGCGCCAGCGGCGTGCAGGTTTACGCCGCGCACAACGGCATCCTGGGCGCGCTGCGCGAGGAGCTGATCGACACCTCGAAGGAACCCACGGCTGCCATCGCTGCCTTGCGCCACACACCGGGCGGCGCGTTCGGTTCCTGCCGCTACAAGCTGAAGTCGCTGGAAGCCAACCGCGCCGAATACGAGCGGCTGATCGACGTCCTGCGCGCGCACGACATCCGCTGGTTCCTCTACAACGGCGGCAACGATTCGGCCGACACGGCGCTGAAGATCTCGCAGCTGGGCAAGGCCATGGGTTACGACATTCGCTGCATCGGCGTGCCCAAGACGGTGGACAACGACCTGGCCGTCACCGACTGCTGCCCCGGCTTCGGCTCCGTCGCCAAGTACACCGCCGTGGCAACGCTAGAGGCCAGCCTCGACGTCGCCTCGATGGCCGACACCTCCACCAAGGTCTTCATCCTCGAAGTGATGGGCCGGCATGCGGGCTGGATCGCCGCCGCCGCAGGCCTCGCCGGCGAAGGCGCCGACGCGCCACCGCATCTCATCCTGTTTCCGGAGCGCGTGTTCGACGAGGAAGCCTTCCTCGCCAAAGTGAAGGCCACCGTCGAGCGCGTGGGCTGGTGCACCGTGGTGGCATCCGAGGGCATTCGCAACAAGGAAGGCCAGTTCCTCGCCGAGGCCGGCACCCGCGACGCCTTCGGCCATGCGCAGCTCGGCGGCGTGGCGCCGGTACTGGCCGCCCTGGTGAAGGAAAAGCTCGGCTACAAATACCACTGGGCACTGCCGGATTACCTGCAGCGTTCCGCGCGACACCTCGCCTCCAAGACCGATGCGGACCAGGCCTACGCGGTCGGCAAGGCCGCGGTCGAGTACGCGCTGGCCGGACAGAACGCGGTGATGCCGGTGATCGTGCGCACTTCGGACGCGCCCTATCGCTGGAAGATCGAATCCGCGCCGCTGGCCAAGATCGCTAACCGCGAGAAGAAGATGCCGGCGTCCTTCTTCACCCGCGACGGCTTCGGCATCACCGCCGCCGCGCGGCGCTACCTCGCGCCGCTGATCCAGGGCGAGGCGCCCCCGCCCTACGGCAAGGACGGCCTGCCCAAGTACGTGCAGCTGAAGAACGTCGCGGTGGGCAAAAAGCTGCCCCCATTCAAGCCGTAGCGACGCGGGGGCTCGCGGCATCGGCACGCTTGTCGAGCAACGCATCCACCAAGGCATCGACGGCCGCCTCAGCTTCCTGCAGCGAGGCGGCCAGGCGTTCGCCGCCGAACTCGTCGTACTCCACCGCGATGCTCCGCACGTCGGTGATGCCGATATAGCCGAAGGCCGTGCGCACCGCCGGCTCGACATGGTTCATGGCGGCTATGCGCTCACCGGGCCCGTAGCCGAAGTCTCCGCGTGAACCCAGCAGCACTAGCGTGCGCGGCCGCTCGGCCAGCAACGGCCAGTAGGGTTCTCCCTGACGTGCGCGGTCGAAGCCGAACGTGCGGCCCACGCGCACGATGTTATCGATGTAGGCCTTGAAGCCGCTCGGCACACCGAAGTTGTACATGGGCACGCCGGCCACGATCAGGTCGGCATTTACCAGCTCGTCCACCAAGGCGTCGCTTTCGCTCAACCGCTGCCGCATCCACGGCATGCGAGCGGCCTCCGGCGTGAACGCCGCGTGGATCCACTGGCCATCCACCGGCGACGGCGGGCATTGGCCGAGGTCGCGGTAGTGCACCGGATCGTGAGTACGAGCCGCGCGCCACCGCGTGACGAAGCGGGCGCTGAGCCGACGCGTGTGCGAACCATGGGCGTGCACGTCGGAACGACCCGCACGGGCGCTGGCGTCCAGATGGAGAAGAGTCGTCGCTTGAGTATTCATGGATGAATGCTGTTTCACATCGATGGCGTTGGGGCGCATGCTATGGACGATATAGACATACGAAAAACGATTGCTTTTCACGTCATGCATGAAGTGAATTCATCTCGTGCCCGCCGTCTGCCACCCCTGGCGGCCTTGCGGGCATTCGAAGCGGCCGCGCGCCATCTCAGCTTCCGCCAGGCTGCCGACGAGCTGTCGGTGACGCCAACTGCCGTGAGCCACCAGATCCGCCAGCTGGAAAGCCTGCTCGGCGTCGCGCTGTTCGAGCGACAGGTGCGCAAGGTGATACTCACGCCCGAAGGTCGTGCGTTGTTCCCGGCACTGCGCGACGGCTTCGATCGCATGGCGGAGGCCATCGCACCGCTGCTGGGGCCGAAAAGGCGACGCATCCTGACCGTGTCCGCGACGCCGGCCTTCGTCGCGCGTCTGCTCGTGCCGCGCCTGGCCGCCTTTCAGGCCGCGCATCCCAGGATCGATCTGCGGCTGCATGCCTCCACGCAGCCGGTGGACTTTGCCGCGCAGCAGATCGATGCGGCCATCCGCTACGGCCAGGGCCCTTATCGCGGGCTGCGACACGAACCCCTCTTGCACACGCGCTTCGCGCCCATGTGCAGCCCCGCGCTTAAGTTGCGCAAGCCGGCCGACCTGGCGCGCCATCCGCTGCTGCATTTCCAGTGGCAACCGATCTTTCGCGAACCGCCGGACTGGGCCACCTGGCGACGCGTGGCGGGCCAGCCCGCACTGGACGTCCGGCGCGGCATCACGTTCACCGACGAAACCCATGCCATCGACGCCGCCATCGCCGGCCAGGGAGTGGCACTGCTCAACACGGCACTGGTCGCCGATGCGCTGGCGCGCGGCACACTGGTGATGCCGTTCGGCCCCGAACTGGAGGGCCTGCCTTACCAACTGGTCTATCCGCCCGAGGCGGAACACGATCCCGCGATCGCCGCCTTGCGCGCGTGGTTGCGCGATGTCGAGCGTTCTGCCGCTGCTATTGCATGAAGCGCGTCAGATCGACGCGGTATTCCGGGTAATCCTGGATGCTGTTGTGGCCGGCGTCGGCCACCACCTGCTCCAGCGGACGCACCGCAAAACGGGCGGCCAGCGCCGCCGTGCGTGGCGCGGCCACCAGTTCGTCCTGCTCCGCACGAAGGATCAGGACCGGGCAAGACACCTTCGTCGCATAGCGCCAGGATTCGAAACGCTCGCGCGCCAGCCAGTCGATCGGCATCCAAGGGTGGAAGGCCTGGGCCACGCGCACCATGCTGTCGAACGGCGTCACCAGGGCCAACCGTTCGACCGGCCGAGCCGCCGCCAACTGCACCGCCACGCCACTGCCAAGGCTGCGGCCGATCACCGCGACAGAGACATGCGCAGCGGCCGTGCGATCGAACCACGCGACTGCATCGGCCACCAAGGCACGTTCCTCCGGCTCGCCTCCGCTCGCCGCATAGCCCCGGTAGGGCAGCAGATAGATCGTGCGGCCGGGAAACCATGACGCCCACGCATCGCGCAGATCCTCGACGCGCTCCCCGTTGCCGCCAAAGTAAAGCAAGGCTCGCGCCCGCCCCGGATTAACCACCCAGCCGCGTAGCGTCACCCCTTCATTGACCAGCTCGACGTCTGGCGCATGCACCACGCGCCAAGTCGCCTCGGGGTGGTAGAGCATCTGCCGCTGGTTGAAGTAGAGCACTGCGGCGGCACCGATATAGAGGAGGGCTGCCAGCGCCGTCATGGCAGCGATCGTGCGCCAGAACATCGCTCAGCTGCCCTTCGTGGAGCCGCCGTCGCCGTCGAGCGTCTCGATACGCGTCACCTTGCCGGCCTTCAGCGTCACGCGAATGGTCCGGGCGCCTCCCGGCGCCGGGCGCGCAAGCGCCGTCTCCGACAGCACCAGTTCGCCGCTGAACCAGCCGGCGAACACCACCTGCCCCGGCGCGGCGCCGAACAGGATGGGCAACGTGGCGCGCCGGCATCCCGCGCCATCGCTGATGCCACCCCCGCATAGCCAGGTGTCGATGTCGACCAGATAGAGCCGATCGTCCTCCAGCCGCCAGCGGCCCGCATAACCGCGCCCGGCGCCGGCGTCCCGCCCCGGCTCCGCGTGGAATCGGGGCCGGCCCTGTCCGCCCGGATAGCGCTGCTCCAGCGGCTCGCTCAGGAGGTCATACGTCTTGCCGTGCCACTCGAGGCGCTCCGGCCCCGCCGGTAGGGCGAGGGACAGCCCCGGCAACCATGCCATGCACGACAGCGCCAGCCATCCCGGCCACCGGCATGCGCGCCTGTTGGTTCTTCGGATCATGGCGGCAGCTTGCCACAAGGCCTGCGGGGGACCTGTACACCTTTCGGAGGAGGCGCGCGAGACGCGTCACGCTTTCGTGCCCCCGATCGGCGCTTCGGCCGCGAAACGGAAGTAACCCACCAGCCGGGTCAGATCCCCCGCCTGCGCGCGCAGCGTTCTGCTGGCCTCCGCCACCTCGTCGACCAGCGCGGCGTTCTGGCGGGTCGTGTCGTCGATGGCCCGTACCGCGACGCCTGCCTCGTCGATGCGCGCGGATTGCTCACGGCTGTTGGTGCTGATCACTGCCACCGCGCTGGAGACCTCGGTCGCACTGAGGACGATGCGCTGCAGGACCTCTCCCGATCGTTCCGCCAGTTCGGCCCCGGTGTCGACCTTGGCCCGGCTGTCGTCGATCACCGCGCGGATGTCGCGCGCCGCACTCGCGCTGCGCTGGGCGAGCTGGCGGACCTCGTCGGCGACGACGGCGAATCCGCGTCCATGTGCGCCTGCGTGCGCCGCCTCGATCGTCGCGTTCAAGGCGAGCAGCCGGGTTTGGAAGGCCAGCGTATCGATGGCGGCCAGCATGCCGCCGACGCGGCGGTTGGCGGCATCGATCGCCTCGACCGATCGCTGCGTCTCCACCACGATGCCGCTGCCCGCCTCCGCATGCTCACGCGCCGTCGCGGCGATGCGGTCCGCCAGCGCGGCGCTGCCCGCGTTGCCGCGGACCGCTTCGGTCATCCGTGCCATCGCGGCGGCCGTCACGGCCAGGCTTTGGGCCTGATCGCGCGTGCGTTCGCGCAAGGTGTCGTTGCCCAGCGCCAGCCGTTCGGCGGCCAGTGTCACGCTCGCCGCCCCTTGCTGGACCTGCCGCACCACCTGGGCGAGACGCCGATCCATCTGGCGCAGCGTGCGCATGAGCGCACCGATCTCGTCCTCGCGACCGGTAATGAAGGCGTGGCCCAGCTCGCCATCGGCCATGCGCTGCGCCGCGGCTGCGGCATGGCGCAATTGCGTGGTGAGCGAGCGAATCAGCAGACCATCCAGCAGCACCGCGGCCGCCAGGCCGACGGCAAGCATGGCCAGCAGGCCGATCAACACGCGCCGGCTGGCGCGCCGCGCGGCGGCGGCCGCGTCGTCGCCAGACTGCAAGGCTTTGGCGAAGAGGTTGGCGAAGTCCGCATGCAGCGGCACAAAGGCTGGCTGGACGTCCGAGGTGATCTGCAGCTGGGCGAGATCGTACTGTTCGCCGTCCAGTTGCTTAAGCGCATCGTCGATCGCCTGCTCGGCCGCCTTGCGATGCGCGTCGGCCACCGCGATGAGCTGCGCCTGCTCCCGAGCGAGGCCGCTGCCCAGGAACTGCTTCCAGCGTCGCTCGATATCCACGCGGTTGGACTGAATCTGGGTCTTGGCCTCGTCCAGTGCCGACGGCAACCGGGTCAGGCCGGCGTGGGTCAGCGCATTGAGGCTGTCCGCGTAGTCGTTCTGGATGCGGCCGACGTCGGAAACCGGATTGAGCGCGTCGGCCACCAGGGCGCTCATGCGCCGGTCCGCATGGAGCAGCGACCACGCTGCCGCACCGCCGAGCGCCAGCAGCAGGAGCAT
It contains:
- a CDS encoding adenylate kinase gives rise to the protein MRLVLLGPPGSGKGTQAARLKVELGVPHISTGDMLRAAVAAGTPTGLKAKAVMDAGKLVSDDILLAMLEERLSQDDVKNGFILDGYPRNVAQAEALGHLLAKIGQPLDAVVKLDVPDEVIIGRVEIRFKAEHRKDDDPAVVRDRLKVYAEQTAPVADFFAKRGQLQVVDGVGELDEVTARVKRALDREKAAANG
- a CDS encoding 6-phosphofructokinase, with amino-acid sequence MKRSSRSPAGRLLYAQSGGVTAVINATAAGVIEAARASGVQVYAAHNGILGALREELIDTSKEPTAAIAALRHTPGGAFGSCRYKLKSLEANRAEYERLIDVLRAHDIRWFLYNGGNDSADTALKISQLGKAMGYDIRCIGVPKTVDNDLAVTDCCPGFGSVAKYTAVATLEASLDVASMADTSTKVFILEVMGRHAGWIAAAAGLAGEGADAPPHLILFPERVFDEEAFLAKVKATVERVGWCTVVASEGIRNKEGQFLAEAGTRDAFGHAQLGGVAPVLAALVKEKLGYKYHWALPDYLQRSARHLASKTDADQAYAVGKAAVEYALAGQNAVMPVIVRTSDAPYRWKIESAPLAKIANREKKMPASFFTRDGFGITAAARRYLAPLIQGEAPPPYGKDGLPKYVQLKNVAVGKKLPPFKP
- a CDS encoding NAD(P)H-dependent oxidoreductase codes for the protein MNTQATTLLHLDASARAGRSDVHAHGSHTRRLSARFVTRWRAARTHDPVHYRDLGQCPPSPVDGQWIHAAFTPEAARMPWMRQRLSESDALVDELVNADLIVAGVPMYNFGVPSGFKAYIDNIVRVGRTFGFDRARQGEPYWPLLAERPRTLVLLGSRGDFGYGPGERIAAMNHVEPAVRTAFGYIGITDVRSIAVEYDEFGGERLAASLQEAEAAVDALVDALLDKRADAASPRVATA
- the gcvA gene encoding transcriptional regulator GcvA, translated to MRAFEAAARHLSFRQAADELSVTPTAVSHQIRQLESLLGVALFERQVRKVILTPEGRALFPALRDGFDRMAEAIAPLLGPKRRRILTVSATPAFVARLLVPRLAAFQAAHPRIDLRLHASTQPVDFAAQQIDAAIRYGQGPYRGLRHEPLLHTRFAPMCSPALKLRKPADLARHPLLHFQWQPIFREPPDWATWRRVAGQPALDVRRGITFTDETHAIDAAIAGQGVALLNTALVADALARGTLVMPFGPELEGLPYQLVYPPEAEHDPAIAALRAWLRDVERSAAAIA
- a CDS encoding alpha/beta hydrolase; its protein translation is MFWRTIAAMTALAALLYIGAAAVLYFNQRQMLYHPEATWRVVHAPDVELVNEGVTLRGWVVNPGRARALLYFGGNGERVEDLRDAWASWFPGRTIYLLPYRGYAASGGEPEERALVADAVAWFDRTAAAHVSVAVIGRSLGSGVAVQLAAARPVERLALVTPFDSMVRVAQAFHPWMPIDWLARERFESWRYATKVSCPVLILRAEQDELVAAPRTAALAARFAVRPLEQVVADAGHNSIQDYPEYRVDLTRFMQ
- a CDS encoding methyl-accepting chemotaxis protein, translated to MRFPSFPARFRWLAFSAVSLRARLILRLCGLMLLLLALGGAAAWSLLHADRRMSALVADALNPVSDVGRIQNDYADSLNALTHAGLTRLPSALDEAKTQIQSNRVDIERRWKQFLGSGLAREQAQLIAVADAHRKAAEQAIDDALKQLDGEQYDLAQLQITSDVQPAFVPLHADFANLFAKALQSGDDAAAAARRASRRVLIGLLAMLAVGLAAAVLLDGLLIRSLTTQLRHAAAAAQRMADGELGHAFITGREDEIGALMRTLRQMDRRLAQVVRQVQQGAASVTLAAERLALGNDTLRERTRDQAQSLAVTAAAMARMTEAVRGNAGSAALADRIAATAREHAEAGSGIVVETQRSVEAIDAANRRVGGMLAAIDTLAFQTRLLALNATIEAAHAGAHGRGFAVVADEVRQLAQRSASAARDIRAVIDDSRAKVDTGAELAERSGEVLQRIVLSATEVSSAVAVISTNSREQSARIDEAGVAVRAIDDTTRQNAALVDEVAEASRTLRAQAGDLTRLVGYFRFAAEAPIGGTKA